Sequence from the Nicotiana sylvestris unplaced genomic scaffold, ASM39365v2 Un00027, whole genome shotgun sequence genome:
TCAGTAACATCAGCTCCGAAACATCGAATAACATGATCACAATCTTGAAACTCGTGTAGTAAATCTCTCTCTTTCTGTAACGATTTTGAACGCGAAAACAGGGCAGATTTTACTGCGATTGTCGATGGAATATCAATGGAGAAGTCTGTTGTCGTTGCTAAAGTGACGATACCAAAACTGCCTCTTCCGATGGTTTTGCCTCTCGTCCATATTATTGGATGATCGGTAATCGCCGCCATTGAATCAATTTTTCTCTTGCTCTCAATAGTAAGTAATAACCtggtttttgtttttgttttggtaACTTACTGATATTGCTTTACTTATATATTAGTATGAATTGTACGTATGATTACGTGTTTCTTGAGTTACAAGCTAGGTTTTTTTTCCAAACTAAAGCTGTAAAGTTtccaaaatttgtatattttccTCTATTGTAATTTGTAACAAATTATTTATCACTTTTCCCAAGTAATCTGACTAATAGCTGTTAATTAATAGGTACAAATTAAATTTGATGAGAAGTCATTACAATATAATACATTTATAGCTACAAAACAGAACGTAGCTAATTATGAAAATTTTTGTGGCTAAACACTTTAGCTACAATATTGTTTTCTGTAGCATTCGTAGCAAAATGTAACGTAGCTAAAAGTTAGCTACAAACTTTACATGGTCCGTGGCTAAGGATTAATACTTACTGCTACAAAAATTTAGTATTGTAGCCATATATATATAGAAATAATTTCATACTTTTGCCACGACAAATACATTTATAGCAAATGATTTTATACTCTTGCCACGAAAAATAAATCTGTAGCTGTCTTTATATGGTAGCCACAAAGTGTTATAGCGTGGCAAAAGATTTAAATTTATTTGCCACGAAAATTTAGATATGTAACTGCTTTCATAGGGTCGTCCgtgcaaaaatatttttgtttagcTACGCACTAAAAGTTCCATGGCTACAAATCATACAAAAAATTCGTGGTTAGATTATTTTactatattttaattttttgacaaaaattttaatttattataGTGAACAAAAGTTTCTCTCACAAATCCTCTGTTTCTTAGCTATttgatttttttctaaaattttccAATTATTCTGTGGTCGTACATAATATATTAAAATTAATAACATATTAAGCTTGAGAAATAATTTATTCTGCACAAATTGGTATTtaaaaaaatttacaaaatgaATTTCAAAATACACATTTGTACTAATCAATTAATAGCATATGCAGTAGATAAGTCTTCTACAATAACTAAAATTTGAATAAAAGAACTAGCCAATGTGAGGCTTGATTGTAATAGAGATCAGAAATAATGTACAGAATTTCACATTAAATGAATGTAAGTGTTTGCTTGATGATTCATGTTGCCATCCTCATCGCACCCTTGATCTTCATGCATCCAAGAATATATGAAGCACTCTTCATTATCACTATactgaaataatgaaataatATGATCTTGTGAGAAACTTATACTATTTGAATTATCAAAATATATACCGAATTAGATGCAATTACGTTtagtaattaaaaaaattaataaattatgaaaaaagaaaaaacttagCCATGAATCAAGTGAAAAAAAATCTAAACTTTTTTTCAACACAGAAGACAAAAGAAAAAgcatttaaataaatatcataaaACTTAAGGAGATGAAGAAAAAAGAAGTAAAACTTACACTTTGATAATAGAAGAGATTGAAATTTCTCAAAGGCACTTTGATACTAGAAGAGATTAAAAAcaaacaattgaagaagaaatccaAGTCAATTAGGTGTAAGGcacaaaacctatcaaatctttAAAATCGCACTTACTACTTataaaacaaaatacataatatCTATCAAATTGCTGGAATAACTCGTAAAATTGAACTTAAAATCCCAAACTCAAACAGTTGTAAGGAAATCAGAAAACTCTACGATTTAAGAGACAAACCAACACGGTAAAAATTTTGTCCATAAATGAGAAGTAGTGGGGATACCCTCTTACTACTCTTTGTTTTTCTCGCGGCTTTAAGTAACTGCGACCAGTGTGGAAGAGAGAAATTAGAAAACGGAAAGGGAGAGTGGCGGCCTAGAGGAGAAGTTTAGATTTAGGTTTGGAGGTTTATTAGGAGTCGTCCCCCTTCTTATATATTTTGCTTTATTTACttcttaatattaataccatagatacaataaaaaaattcaaatgccataaattcaaataaaagtaaGAAAATTACATATAAACAAAAGAATAAATATATTACAtttaagtaaaataaaaatattcttaAATACATTTTCTTTATAGATTTTTCATCTTATAAGATATTGTTAGTTTTGTTATATGTTCATAATTCAATAATATTTGCTACTTAATTTTTAGTGTTAAGTTAGGTTTATGATAATTACTAAGTTATTAAAATAGCATTATATTACTAAATCAATAACTTTTATACTCATCTAAATTGAATATAACTAGTAATCAAGTACAAGCACATAATTGTTTAAATctaatatataatatatttaaGACGAACTAACTATAATTATATACTTATTTAAATTAGTTTTGAAACTTTAAAGTAATACTTTGTTTAATATGAATCATGACATTTAAtactaaaaaataaattattatacACCCCTATATGAGTCATATTAAGTTCTTAATTTGTTTTATAGAAATAAACttaaaaatagagaaaatatgtAACTTTTTTAATTACAAATAAATCTCAAAAATAAGCATAATAATAGTGAAAATATATAATTAttcttaaataaaaataatactcACAAGAAAGACAAGATCTCTTTCATGCATAAGAAtgatattaaaattttattttatgattCAACGTATAATTTGATTTATGATATTTATTAAGATTGTAAAAACCTTATCATAATGTATTTTATCGTCTAGACTAAATATATTAATTTGTTTAATTCTCAATAATTAGTTATTCACACATTAATTATATGTAATtcaatatttttaataaaattagaACTTACAACTAATACTAATTTAACCAGAATAACAGTATAATTAACTTTTGTATGGACTTGATATCTTAGTGTAACTAgatataaaaaattatataaagTCAATACAAACAATAATGTTAAGATAAAAATCCTGCTTTTAAATTTAATTTGTCATCATATATGGGGGCAAAAAttagcaataaattttattattaattgtaAAACTTATTATTTCAATATAAAAATTCAATGATGAAACCATAAATTCATTGTAAATCCGTGATTATGCAGCTACGTAATATCAATTTTCATtaagatttttattattttcttgtagtattaAATATGTTTCTTGTATATAATTAGAGCCTTTGGTCATTTATTAAAACTAAATGCACCAAACCTCCCTCAACAAAGCTCTTTAATATATGAGCGCTTATTTAAAAATgacttcttatatatatatatatatatatatatatatatatatatatatatatatatatatatatatatatatatattaagtgatgtaaaaattattaagGACCATATACATAAATATCCTACAACAATTAAAGTCCTCAATATGAATacttttttgaaataaaaaggtAAACTTATTTAAAAGTAATAGAGTATATGACATGCACATTGcaataatataaaatatgagTTCGATCAAActcatattttatattattgTAATTGTAACGATCCGCctgtcgtttcatgagttaccgctccgttttccccatttttgcttcttattgctttgtttatcggttttATGTGTGATCgaattggttggctcgggttcggagacgttttgttaaggtttgagacacttagtctcctttgtggaagcttaagttggaaaagtcaaccagatgttgacttatgtgttaaagggctcggatgtgagttccgatggttcggatagcttcgggaggttatttgggacttaggagcgtgatcggaatatgttttggaggttcggagaaGATTTAGGttcgaattggcgaaattgaaattttggcgttttccggttgataggtgagattttgatataagggtcggaatggaattccgggagttgcagtagttccgtgttgtcatttgggatgtgtgtgcaaaatttcaggtcattcagacatagtttggtaaacttttttttttatcaaaagcgtaatttagaagattttggaattcttagacttgaatccgatgcgaatttggtgttttgatgttgttttgagcatttcgagCATtgaaacaagttttaatgatattatgggttatgttggcatgtttggttgaggtcccaggggcctcaagtgagtttcaggtggtcaatcggaccatttcatgttttagAAAGTTGCAGAAATCTGCTGTTGGGTGTTGCAGacaattggccttcgcgttcgcgagtggagcctcgccttcgcgaagggttagcaggtgaggctgaaggtttggccttcgcgttcgcgagggaggtcccGCGTTCGTGTAGGGCTGGGCCATTGAGCATTGCCTTCGCGAGAAGGGGAGCGACGTTCGCGAAGGTTGGAGTCtggaggcatcgcgttcgcgaggggtcaCACGCGTTTGCGAAGGAGGAAAATTTGGTCAACTTAggtttgtgcttcacgaacgcgaggctttgaccgcattcgcgaagaaggatttgaatgcctgggcagaatgtttaaatagccattgtccacAATTTTGTTACCTAATATTGTTAGACAACTCTTGTCATGATTTTCATAATCGAGCAAAAATATTCATTATTTTTGTCATGgcaactattttcatttttttaagccaactatttttattttctttctagtTTGAAGCAAAAATACTCATTATTAGCTACAAGATTTTGTTTCGAATAATTTCATAGGCCTTTAAGGTTATTATTACTATAGAATGTTTCAGCTTGTGGCAAAAGCTAATGATTGGCTACGAAATTTTATCAGTGCTATAAATTTGTGGCTAGACCAGTCtgtattaaaaaataattatagcTATTAAGCCAATTATTGTCGTTATGTTTTAGAACTTGAAGCAAAAATATTTATCTAGCTATAATAttgtattttaaataatttattatGGTTAAAAGTTACTTTTGCTACAATAACTTTCAGTTTATAGCAAAAACTAACAATACAATAATTTTGTCATAGCAATAAATCTGTGGCTAGATCATTTACCTATTGCcacaattttttataatttaaagcaaatGTATTTATTTAGctataatattttatttaaataatttattGTGGCTAAAAGGTTACTATTGCTACAATAACTTTTAATGCGTGGTTAAAGTGTATGAATTAGCTACGCAATTTATTGTAGCAATAAATTTATAGCTATTTAGGCAATTATTGCTACGATTGTTAGCAATTATAGCAAAAATAAGGAATTAGCTTTTCGAATTTAATTTCGTGGCTAGCAAATTTTACGAATTTGTAAATATCCAGGAAATTCTAATTCTTGTGGCTATTGTTCGGTATTAGCCACGATTTTTAAATTCATAGCTGAGATTTCGTAGCTATAAATACCTTATGTTGCAGGGAGTTCAAAACTTCAGTTACTCATTAAGGTAATCATGGCTTTCACATATTCCTTATTCACTTTTCTGAGCAATTAATAAAATATACCCCATCCGTTCCAATTTATTTGAACCTGTTTGGCTGAGCATGGAgcttaagaaaaaatgaagagttttagaatttgtggtcctaaactaGTCAAAAAGggacccagagtatttgtgtggttataaaagcttctcattaagggtagaattgtaagtttaagctaaattgttaccaaatttagaaagggttcattctttttggaacagaccaaaaaggaaataggttcacataaactggaacagagggagtaacaATGTAAGCGAGCGAAAAAAATTGAGCGGCCTAAATGGACTGTATATCAAAATTGGGCGACTTATGCATGCAATTACCAAATGCGACTTATAAATATCAATTGACAAATTCGAATCGCTATTACCCAATGCGACTTATAATTAAATCGATGTTGTCGAATGCTACTTATAAATCAGAATTGTCATATATATCACATTTTTTTTTGGTGTATATATATCACAATTGACATGACAGTTAATGTTAATTGTAAAACTTGTTTAATGTGCAAGAGGAGGAGCATTTTGATATGCAACATGGTAGTCCAAGGTAGAGAAACTTCGATTTTACCCCGACAACATGTGTGTTCATCCTCTTTGgtatacaatgaaatatatattGTAATTTGAGAAGTGTAAGCTAGTACTAAATAAATATGTAGTGAATACCATGTTGCTTTGCCATTTTGACATGAAACCATTCATTGTAAAGACTTGGACACCTGAATTTGGATTCAGCAGAGAGGAATTGCTAACAGTTCCATTTTGGATTAAGTTTCCTGGACTGGACTTCAAATATTGGAATAAGAAAGGTTCGAGCAAGATAGGCAGCTTAGTAGGAAAACATATTATGGTGGACCAAAATATAGAAAAGAGGAATGAAATGAATTTTGCAAGGTTGCTAGTTGAGGTAGGAATGAATGCAAAACGGCCAGATGTAGTTCTCTCTCGGAATGAAAGAAGCAAGTTAATCAAACAAAAAGTCATCTATGACTGGAAGCCAATTTTGTGCAGTTATTGCTCTATATATAGGCATGCAGAGGAAGTTTGTAGGATCAAGAAGAAACTAGCAATGGAAAATGCAGAACAACATAAGGAGATGAACAATGTGGCACAAACAGAACCCAAAAATAATAAGAGCAATGAACAAATTCCGGTGAACTTTGAACAAAGTAAGGAGGAAACAAGTATCAGAACTGATGATTATAGAGAGCAAATGGTGGTGAGACAATCAGGGAAGTAAAAGCAAGGGATATTACAAGCTGGCAGACCCCATTGAAAGTAGGAAAACCATAACAAAAGCTGCAACAAGTTGAGAACTCAAATTCTTTTCAAGTCCTGCACAGTAAAGAGGTCAACATTACAAAAAAGGAGGGAGTAACATAAATAAGGGAGGCTAAAAAAATCATCCCCTTAGGGATCGTTAATATGTTAAGTTGGAATGTTAGGGGATTCATATTCCTAATAAGCAAAAAGAGGTTAAACTCCTTTGCAATGAGGAACGAGTGAGGTTGGTTGGTCTATTAGaaaccaaaataaaaattaaCAGAATTGAGAAGCTAGCAAATAACATGTTTGTGGGATGGAAGTACCTTACAAACCTTGAGTACCATTATAATGGTAGAATTTGGATTACTTGGAGACCTGATTACTACAAGGTCATTCTTATGAGTATGTTAGCTCAAGTAATCAAGTGTGAAGTTCATCACATTCCTCTTCAAATGACATTTGAATTGTGTTATGTCTATGCATTAAATACTAGAGAAGAGAGGAAGGACCTGTGGGATAAGTTAGTATCTCATAGCAGGAGATGTACAAGGCCTTGGATGGTTTTAGGGGATTTTAACTCAATCCTTAAAACAGAAGACATAATAGGAAGAAACCCTGTGACTTGGGCAGAAGTGAAAGATTTCCACAACTGTGTAGTAGAATGTGGCTTATTGGAGTTACCAGCACAAGGCAATAGGTACTCTTGGAATGACAAACATGAAGAACAAAGGATattctcaaagattgattgaGTGTTCATAAATGAGGAGTGGCTAGATGTAATGCCAGCATGTCGGGTCATATTTCTCCCAAAAGGAATCAATGACCACTGTCCTGCAAAAGTATCACTGGTAAAAGAGAGAATTGAGTTCAAAAAATCATTTCAATTCTGTAACATGCGGGCTTAACATCCATAACTTAATATAATCGTAAGAGAAGAGTGGGCTGACAGTATTGAGGGATGCAAAATGTATCAAGTAGTGAAGAAGTTGAAGCTACTTAAGAAGAAGCTGAAGGTTCTGAAGTCATACTATTCTCATGATATTGTGAGAGAAGCAGAAGAAGATAGGAAGTTGCTTAAGCAAAGTCAGTTGAAACTTCAAAGGGATCCCTCAAATAAAGAGGTTCAACAGGCTGAATTCTTGGGTTATCAGAAATTCAAACAGTCTTCATATTTGGCAAAAATGTATCTACAACAAAGAAGTAAATCTACGTGGATTAAGCTAGGAGATGATAACATACAATATTTCTACTCAATTATAAAGCATAGGAAGCTGAAACAAGCCACAATGCAACTTAAGGATGACACAGGCACATGGCAAACTGATCCAGGGACTATTGCAAACTTGTTTGTGGATTACTATTCTGAATTATTAGGAAGGAAGTCTACCTCTAGAGTCCAAGATTTTACTAGCATTCTAAAAAATGGGCCCACTTTGTCATCTGCTCAACATGTGGAGTTGCTAATGCCAGTTGTGGATAAGGAAGTTAAAGAGGCGGTGCTCCATATTGACAGTAACAAGAGCCCAGGACCATATGACTTTGGGAGTGGTTTCTATAAGGTTGCTTGGCCTATAGTGGGGCAGGAGATCACAGAGGCAGTTATAGAATTTTTTCACAATGGCAAGTTCCTCAAGCAACTCAAGTCTACAATCATAGCTCTTATTCCTGTGAtagtgtagacaataaatttgcttcgagaaaataaaatcaagaccgaagatattgcaacaatcgtagtattttatttcgaatatttgagcgttacaatctctatgattcctctgattctacttttcttGTATAAATTAAAGGGTCTTTGAGCTTTATCTTGAATTTGTTGAATTTGATTTATCCGTCACgaacactttgattgttgccacgaattttatcacgaacaagtagccttgatcttgaacttcttgtatttgatttgacttcgttcttgatcttgaatacttgatttgttcttcgttcttgaacttgaacttgatttcttgaacttgaacttgattgcttgaagcttgaaacttgtagagaaatttgtggtgtttgatccacgagctctctcttgcttcttgttatagcTTCTGGTTCCCTTTTGTGGGagggaagagttgtgataagaacaaactctttccgaccaatcaaattgaagtgtggcatggccgcatttgattggccagaacatatcacttgcacacgtggcgcgattttATTGGCCTTTCAGTGTGActgggcatgccttgtcattttgacacgtgacgtgatcctattggctcttccgcttgacttggtccgccacgtcatttgacacgtgacaccaaactgggcctctagaaaGATAACATCTTGGgtttaatgaagtgggctcatcactttaacccaatttgaatgggctagcccaatggattaaataaatagcccaatggattaagacttatttatttaatccatatttattggacttatataattaggtcaattatattagcccataatatttatttggaccaatatatcttgaatttaaaatataatccaaattacttattgaatttaaattcaaaaatttttatatgcctacaaatgccccctacttcaagactTGTCGAGGTGTAGACTCGTTGAAACCGAATCCCGTCTAGAAGTACGAACTAATTTAGACATATTTCCATTTGCTGGTAGCTTGGataaaaatatcatttttttCACAAACTCGAATCGTCTTCAAAGCTTAGGACGATTGGGCCGTTCAATTTATTAAGTTTTACTTCTAAAGTAGCATTTTAATTCAGGAATACAACAAAATGGTTTCATTTGCCCATTGAAGTTGGACATGCATGTCCTTTGACTATCACTTTCTTTCCAATTGAAATTGCATTGTAATCcatgccaagtcaagcaaatcACACACTGTGCTGAATTTTGGGCCTTCTAGTATCCATTTAGAGTATATATCTCATTCATTAATTCCATATACTAAATATGAAGCACTTATGGATTAATTTCTAGCAAAGTCTAAAGAGTCAAAGTTATGTGCACCTACTTTTACATGAGTCGTGTGCACCTCGGATTAGTATACTAGAATCCCATTGACAGTATAATAGCTTTGATAGCTTTGCTTGGCATGGCGTAAATAAATCACCGCCTCACAGTAACGTTGCCCAAATAGGAGAATCATTCTTACAATATGAATTCTTTTTGGAGTTTGATTACAACCATCCCACATCGGCATTTATTTTCCCACATCCACTTTGAAGAATCTATATAAACCCCATATTCTCATATATTTTGAGTATCAATCAGCTATCGGCATCTTCAAGCTGCTCTTGAGTTCGTTTCTTTAATGATCGGAAAGTGCTAGTATTTGAGgtaatttctttttcttctttttttttgcttttttttcttttatcatttttttgtAGGTCAAACGAGAAGGATTTTTTCTTGTTCAACAAGATGATCCACGCATGAAGAAGACAATCTTGGGGTGTGAGGGGATGAATACTCATCCCTGCCCAAATATCGGAGGGATTAATTTcatggcccgactaccggagagattactcttaaTGTGGCCCGACTACTAGAGAGATTACTCACAaaatggcccgactaccggagagattactctcaatgaggctcgactaccggagagattactctcaaaatggcccgactaccggagagattactttcaatgtggcccgactaccggagagattacttgcaaaatggcccgactaccggagagattactctcaatgtggcccgactaccAGAGAGATTAttctcaaaatggcccgactaccggagagattactctcaaactggcccgactaccggagatattactctcaatgtggcccgactaccggagagaatTTCATCCATTTAGACCTTTGTACCCATTCTAATATTCTTGATTTGGACTTTGATGacccctcttttctttctttctttttttagcaCAAAGAGATGGCAAATTTCAGGGACTATACTTCACCTTCCTCCAAACTTAGATATCTCATCATCGAGACTGAAGATGGAATAGAACAAATAAAGCTTTTGGTTCACACCTCACAAGCTGGCCGATATGCAGCCTCATGGCCTCCTCTAAGGAACTCCCTTTATGTAGAAAACTGGACCTTGGAGCACAAATCGATTTCTAATCCATTATCCAAGATGTGGTCTCTCCAAGCGCCAATCCATCGCCATGTAAATATTGCTAGCACCCTTCCAAACTTAGGGAGTCACATAATTCAAGGCGAAGTACATTGGGGAAACACAACAACAATCGAGGGCAAGTATCGTCATATCCCACGATATTGGGAATGGGATGAAGACGTACTTGGTGGAAGCCAACAAACTCTGAGTACAATAAAGATTTACGATGCTGTCTATGCCTCAGTTTTCACTTATGATCGAAACTCTAacattttgaaagtattttgtgaGGCTTGGTGCCCCAAGAAGAACACACTTCTTACATCAGC
This genomic interval carries:
- the LOC138884663 gene encoding uncharacterized protein, with the protein product MLLCHFDMKPFIVKTWTPEFGFSREELLTVPFWIKFPGLDFKYWNKKGSSKIGSLVGKHIMVDQNIEKRNEMNFARLLVEVGMNAKRPDVVLSRNERSKLIKQKVIYDWKPILCSYCSIYRHAEEVCRIKKKLAMENAEQHKEMNNVAQTEPKNNKSNEQIPVNFEQSKEETSIRTDDYREQMVGIHIPNKQKEVKLLCNEERVRLVGLLETKIKINRIEKLANNMFVGWKYLTNLEYHYNGRIWITWRPDYYKVILMSMLAQVIKCEVHHIPLQMTFELCYVYALNTREERKDLWDKLVSHSRRCTRPWMVLGDFNSILKTEDIIGRNPVTWAEVKDFHNCVVECGLLELPAQGNRYSWNDKHEEQRIFSKID